Proteins from a single region of Ziziphus jujuba cultivar Dongzao chromosome 1, ASM3175591v1:
- the LOC107407993 gene encoding cysteine synthase 2 isoform X2 → MIDLSIFFTGFAQILGKCEFLNPGGSVKDRVAVKIIEEALESGKLAPGGVVTEGSAGSTAISLATVAPAYGCKCHVVIPDDAAIEKSQILEALGATVERVRPVSITHRDHFVNIARRRASEANELASKDLESGQMNGKDLEQINGFGSGGEKHTSFSLSNCKGGFFADQFENLANFRAHYDGTGPEIWEQTGGKLDAFVAAAGTGGTVAGVSKYLQEMNPKIRSFLVDPPGSGLFNKVTRGVMYTKEEAEGRRLKNPFDTVTEGIGINRLTQNFLMAKLDGAFRGTDIEAVEMSRFLLKNDGLFLGSSSAMNCVGAVRVAQSIGPGHTIVTILCDSGMRHLSKFYSDEYLSQFGLTPKANGLEFLGVQ, encoded by the exons ATGATTGATTTATCAATTTTCTTCACTGGGTTTGCCCAGATACTTGGGAAGTGTGAGTTTCTGAACCCGGGAGGGAGTGTCAAAGATAGAGTTGCTGTCAAAATTATTGAAGAG GCTTTGGAATCTGGAAAACTTGCTCCTGGGGGAGTAGTAACTGAGGGGAGTGCTGGAAGTACTGCCATTAGTCTTGCTACAGTTGCCCCTGCCTATGGTTGCAAATGCCATGTGGTTATCCCAGATGATGCTGCTATCGAGAAG TCCCAAATACTTGAAGCCCTGGGAGCCACTGTTGAAAGGGTACGACCAGTATCAATTACACACAGAGACCATTTTGTCAATATTGCAAGGCGGCGGGCTTCGGAAGCAAACGAGCTAGCTTCAAAAGACTTAGAATCTGGCCAAATGAATGGCAAAGACCTGGAGCAAATTAATGGTTTTGGTTCTGGTGGAGAGAAACATACTTCATTTTCCTTGAGCAATTGTAAAGGCGGCTTCTTTGCTGATCAGTTTGAAAATCTAGCAAACTTCAGGGCCCACTACGACGGTACTGGGCCAGAGATTTGGGAACAGACCGGAGGAAAGTTAGATGCATTTGTGGCTGCAGCAGGAACTGGTGGCACTGTGGCTGGTGTTTCCAAGTATCTCCAG GAAATGAATCCAAAAATCAGGTCCTTCCTTGTAGATCCTCCCGGTTCTGGTTTGTTTAACAAGGTGACAAGGGGAGTGATGTATACTAAAGAGGAGGCTGAAGGACGAAGGCTAAAGAATCCTTTTGACACGGTAACTGAAGGCATTGGAATAAATAGGTTAACTCAAAACTTTTTGATGGCAAAACTAGATGGGGCTTTCCGGGGGACAGATATTGAAGCTGTTGAGATGTCAAG GTTCCTTTTAAAGAATGATGGTCTCTTCTTGGGGAGTTCGTCAGCCATGAATTGTGTTGGGGCTGTCAGAGTGGCACAGTCGATTGGTCCCGGTCACACTATTGTAACGATATTGTGCGATAGTGGAATGAGACATTTGAGCAAGTTTTACAGTGATGAGTATCTATCTCAGTTTGGTTTGACTCCCAAGGCAAATGGATTAGAGTTTTTGGGTGTCCAGTAG
- the LOC107407993 gene encoding cysteine synthase 2 isoform X1: protein MAPVRTTGAVVAAIAVSVALFSLFLCNHKSKPSSKKTKLSLPSKKNTRTGLVDAIGNTPLIRINSLSDATGCEILGKCEFLNPGGSVKDRVAVKIIEEALESGKLAPGGVVTEGSAGSTAISLATVAPAYGCKCHVVIPDDAAIEKSQILEALGATVERVRPVSITHRDHFVNIARRRASEANELASKDLESGQMNGKDLEQINGFGSGGEKHTSFSLSNCKGGFFADQFENLANFRAHYDGTGPEIWEQTGGKLDAFVAAAGTGGTVAGVSKYLQEMNPKIRSFLVDPPGSGLFNKVTRGVMYTKEEAEGRRLKNPFDTVTEGIGINRLTQNFLMAKLDGAFRGTDIEAVEMSRFLLKNDGLFLGSSSAMNCVGAVRVAQSIGPGHTIVTILCDSGMRHLSKFYSDEYLSQFGLTPKANGLEFLGVQ from the exons ATGGCGCCTGTGAGAACCACAGGCGCTGTTGTTGCCGCCATCGCTGTCTCTGTGGCCTTGTTTTCTCTCTTCCTCTGCAACCATAAATCCAAGCCTTCCTCCAAAAAGACCAAACTTTCCCTCCCTTCAAAGAAGAATACAAGAACTGGGCTTGTCGATGCCATTGGCAATACCCCTCTGATTCGCATCAACAGCCTCTCTGATGCCACTGGTTGTGAA ATACTTGGGAAGTGTGAGTTTCTGAACCCGGGAGGGAGTGTCAAAGATAGAGTTGCTGTCAAAATTATTGAAGAG GCTTTGGAATCTGGAAAACTTGCTCCTGGGGGAGTAGTAACTGAGGGGAGTGCTGGAAGTACTGCCATTAGTCTTGCTACAGTTGCCCCTGCCTATGGTTGCAAATGCCATGTGGTTATCCCAGATGATGCTGCTATCGAGAAG TCCCAAATACTTGAAGCCCTGGGAGCCACTGTTGAAAGGGTACGACCAGTATCAATTACACACAGAGACCATTTTGTCAATATTGCAAGGCGGCGGGCTTCGGAAGCAAACGAGCTAGCTTCAAAAGACTTAGAATCTGGCCAAATGAATGGCAAAGACCTGGAGCAAATTAATGGTTTTGGTTCTGGTGGAGAGAAACATACTTCATTTTCCTTGAGCAATTGTAAAGGCGGCTTCTTTGCTGATCAGTTTGAAAATCTAGCAAACTTCAGGGCCCACTACGACGGTACTGGGCCAGAGATTTGGGAACAGACCGGAGGAAAGTTAGATGCATTTGTGGCTGCAGCAGGAACTGGTGGCACTGTGGCTGGTGTTTCCAAGTATCTCCAG GAAATGAATCCAAAAATCAGGTCCTTCCTTGTAGATCCTCCCGGTTCTGGTTTGTTTAACAAGGTGACAAGGGGAGTGATGTATACTAAAGAGGAGGCTGAAGGACGAAGGCTAAAGAATCCTTTTGACACGGTAACTGAAGGCATTGGAATAAATAGGTTAACTCAAAACTTTTTGATGGCAAAACTAGATGGGGCTTTCCGGGGGACAGATATTGAAGCTGTTGAGATGTCAAG GTTCCTTTTAAAGAATGATGGTCTCTTCTTGGGGAGTTCGTCAGCCATGAATTGTGTTGGGGCTGTCAGAGTGGCACAGTCGATTGGTCCCGGTCACACTATTGTAACGATATTGTGCGATAGTGGAATGAGACATTTGAGCAAGTTTTACAGTGATGAGTATCTATCTCAGTTTGGTTTGACTCCCAAGGCAAATGGATTAGAGTTTTTGGGTGTCCAGTAG